The proteins below are encoded in one region of Flavobacterium sp. IMCC34852:
- a CDS encoding Sec-independent protein translocase subunit TatA/TatB encodes MFGIGGGELIFIIFIALMLFGSDKIPEIARTLGKIMAQLKNATNDIKSEIQKSADVQEINSSVKELTSTFTDEVDKVKSNVSENILPEINKAAEDLESMSGPIKRQF; translated from the coding sequence ATGTTTGGAATAGGCGGCGGCGAATTAATCTTCATCATTTTTATAGCGTTGATGCTTTTTGGGTCAGATAAGATACCGGAAATTGCCAGAACGCTTGGTAAAATAATGGCGCAGTTGAAAAATGCCACCAATGACATCAAATCAGAAATTCAAAAAAGCGCCGATGTTCAAGAAATTAACAGCTCTGTAAAAGAGTTGACTTCAACATTTACCGATGAAGTAGACAAGGTGAAAAGCAATGTTTCCGAAAACATACTGCCCGAAATCAACAAAGCAGCCGAAGATTTAGAATCGATGTCAGGTCCAATCAAACGACAATTCTAA